The Bacillus oleivorans genome has a window encoding:
- a CDS encoding DIP1984 family protein — translation MKLAEALILRSDYQKRVEQLKLRLFNNVRVQEGDNPNEDPQVMMEELTDLLGKLKHLIQNINRTNLHTSFDKEQSLADALTNRDLIGQERKIYSELVEKATMRHDRYSRTEIKYVTTIHVKETQKYVDELSKKYRDLDVKIQELNWKTDLLEA, via the coding sequence ATGAAACTAGCTGAAGCATTAATTTTACGTTCTGATTATCAGAAAAGAGTTGAGCAGTTGAAACTTCGTCTATTTAATAATGTAAGGGTTCAAGAAGGGGACAACCCTAATGAGGATCCGCAGGTTATGATGGAAGAATTAACGGATCTCTTAGGGAAGCTTAAACATCTTATTCAAAATATCAATCGGACCAATTTACATACAAGTTTTGATAAAGAACAATCTCTTGCTGACGCACTGACTAACAGGGATTTAATTGGGCAGGAAAGAAAGATTTATAGTGAATTAGTTGAAAAAGCAACCATGCGACATGACCGATATTCCAGGACTGAGATTAAGTATGTTACAACCATTCATGTAAAAGAAACTCAAAAGTATGTAGATGAATTATCAAAGAAATACAGAGATCTTGATGTTAAAATACAAGAACTGAACTGGAAAACAGATTTATTAGAGGCGTAA
- the ppsA gene encoding phosphoenolpyruvate synthase, with protein MEPYVLEFREIDKTSQMVVGGKGSNLGELSKIRGIQVPEGFCVTTEAYQKALEQNKAFHALLDQLTLLKVEDRDQIGEISREIRKIILEVEITSDVVKAVAHYLSQYGENQAYAVRSSATAEDLPHASFAGQQDTYLNIIRKEAILQHISKCWASLFTDRAVIYRMKNGFDHRKVYLSVVIQRMIFPQASGILFTADPVTSNRKVLSIDASFGLGEALVSGLVSADNYKVREGRIVEKRISTKKLAIYARKEGGTEEKEIEPGQQNLSTLSDNQVLELERIGRKLEAYFGCPQDIEWCLVDDTFYIVQSRPITILFPIPEANDQENHVYVSVGHQQMMTAPFKPLGLSFWLLTTPAPMRKAGGRLFVDVTQNLASPASREILLNGMGKHDPLMKDALMTIIERGDFIKSLPNNKKEQSPGKSNKGMSSAGFQAQIENDPTIVSDLIKRSQTSIEELKHNIQTKSGSDLLDFILEDIQQLKKILFDPQSLAVIMAAMDASSWINDKMNKWLGEKNVADTLSQSVPNNITSEMGLALLDVADVIRPYPEVIGYLQHVKDDTFLDELAKFDGGQETQDAIIAYLNKYGMRCAGEIDITKTRWSEKPTTLVPLILNNIKNFEPNASKRKFEQGRRVALKKEQELLERLKQLPDGEQKAKETKRMIDLIRNFSGFREYPKYGMVNRYFVYKQALLKEAEQLVQANVIHEKEDIYYLTFEELHEAARTNKLDYQIISKRKDEYKLYEKLTPPRVITSDGEIIAGQYKRENLPAEAIVGLPVSSGVIEGRARVILNMEDADLEDGDILVTAFTDPSWTPLFVSIKGLVTEVGGLMTHGAVIAREYGLPAVVGVENATKLIKDRQRIRVHGTDGYIEIL; from the coding sequence ATGGAACCATATGTTCTGGAGTTTCGGGAGATTGATAAAACGAGTCAAATGGTGGTCGGAGGAAAAGGGAGTAATCTAGGTGAACTATCGAAGATTCGTGGAATACAAGTGCCAGAAGGATTTTGTGTTACGACAGAAGCCTATCAAAAAGCCCTCGAACAAAACAAAGCGTTTCACGCATTGTTGGATCAACTAACACTGCTAAAAGTAGAGGATCGAGATCAAATTGGTGAAATCAGCAGGGAGATTCGGAAAATCATTTTGGAAGTAGAAATTACTTCCGATGTTGTGAAAGCTGTTGCTCACTATCTCTCCCAGTATGGCGAGAACCAAGCTTATGCAGTTCGTTCCAGTGCAACTGCTGAAGATTTACCGCATGCCTCCTTTGCCGGTCAGCAGGACACCTATTTAAATATCATCAGAAAAGAAGCCATCTTACAACATATCAGCAAATGTTGGGCTTCCCTATTTACGGATCGTGCCGTGATTTATCGTATGAAAAACGGATTTGACCATCGAAAGGTTTATCTGTCTGTTGTTATTCAAAGGATGATTTTTCCACAAGCTTCTGGAATACTATTTACAGCTGATCCAGTTACCTCAAACCGCAAAGTGCTGTCGATCGATGCTAGCTTTGGACTGGGTGAGGCGCTTGTCTCTGGCTTAGTGTCTGCGGACAATTATAAAGTTCGGGAAGGTAGGATTGTGGAGAAGAGGATTTCCACCAAAAAGTTGGCTATATATGCACGAAAAGAAGGCGGAACTGAGGAAAAGGAAATTGAGCCGGGTCAGCAGAATCTATCTACACTTTCAGATAATCAAGTATTAGAGCTAGAAAGGATTGGTAGAAAGCTTGAGGCGTATTTTGGCTGTCCGCAAGATATCGAATGGTGTTTGGTTGATGATACATTTTATATCGTCCAGAGTCGTCCAATCACTATTCTTTTCCCCATCCCAGAAGCAAATGATCAGGAAAATCACGTCTATGTATCTGTCGGTCATCAACAAATGATGACCGCCCCCTTTAAACCATTGGGATTATCTTTTTGGCTGTTAACGACTCCTGCCCCCATGCGTAAAGCTGGTGGAAGGTTGTTTGTTGATGTTACACAAAATCTGGCTTCACCTGCCAGTAGAGAAATTTTATTAAATGGCATGGGAAAACACGATCCACTCATGAAAGACGCGCTTATGACCATCATAGAGCGAGGAGATTTTATAAAATCGTTACCAAATAATAAAAAAGAACAGAGTCCTGGTAAAAGCAATAAAGGTATGTCATCTGCGGGTTTTCAAGCACAAATCGAAAACGATCCGACAATCGTTTCTGATTTGATTAAGCGTAGTCAGACTTCGATAGAAGAATTAAAGCATAACATCCAAACGAAATCAGGATCAGATTTATTGGATTTTATTTTAGAAGATATCCAGCAATTAAAGAAGATTTTATTTGACCCACAAAGTTTGGCTGTGATTATGGCTGCTATGGATGCTTCATCATGGATCAATGACAAAATGAACAAGTGGTTAGGTGAAAAAAACGTAGCAGACACGCTTTCTCAATCTGTACCAAACAATATTACTTCGGAAATGGGTCTAGCATTATTAGATGTCGCAGATGTGATTCGTCCTTATCCAGAAGTAATTGGTTATTTACAACATGTAAAAGATGATACCTTTTTAGATGAACTGGCTAAGTTTGATGGTGGACAGGAAACCCAAGATGCAATAATTGCTTATCTTAACAAATACGGAATGAGATGTGCTGGAGAAATCGATATTACGAAAACTCGTTGGAGTGAAAAACCAACTACACTTGTCCCCTTGATTCTCAATAATATCAAAAACTTTGAGCCTAATGCCAGCAAGAGGAAATTTGAACAAGGGCGGCGTGTTGCCTTGAAAAAAGAACAAGAGTTATTAGAGCGATTGAAGCAATTACCGGATGGTGAACAAAAAGCCAAAGAAACAAAACGAATGATTGACCTAATCCGGAATTTCAGCGGGTTTAGGGAATATCCAAAATACGGCATGGTTAATCGCTACTTCGTTTATAAGCAGGCTTTACTGAAAGAAGCCGAACAACTTGTTCAAGCTAACGTTATTCATGAAAAAGAAGATATATACTATCTCACTTTTGAAGAACTTCACGAAGCCGCACGCACAAATAAACTGGATTACCAGATCATCAGCAAACGAAAAGACGAGTACAAACTATACGAAAAACTAACTCCCCCACGTGTTATCACGTCTGATGGTGAAATCATTGCAGGTCAGTACAAACGAGAAAATCTCCCAGCTGAAGCTATTGTAGGTCTACCGGTTTCTTCCGGAGTTATAGAGGGACGCGCTCGTGTCATCTTGAACATGGAAGATGCTGATTTAGAAGATGGAGATATATTGGTCACCGCCTTTACTGACCCTAGCTGGACACCATTGTTTGTATCCATAAAAGGCTTAGTCACCGAAGTTGGTGGACTGATGACCCATGGAGCAGTTATCGCACGTGAATATGGCTTACCAGCAGTTGTCGGTGTGGAAAATGCTACAAAACTGATAAAAGATAGGCAACGAATTCGCGTGCATGGAACAGATGGGTATATAGAAATACTATAA
- a CDS encoding alpha/beta hydrolase, translated as MKKTVLFIHSAGPQDPEHGSSNLSAYLENELRDKYQFVIPKMPSPENPKYVRWKDQLEKELNMLNGEVILIGHSLGGSVLLKYLSEESYNLTFSGLFIISSPYWGLDKDWQSKEFTLQNNFEQNLPAIPHLFLYHSRDEDIVPFKHHKIYAEKLPQATSRELEGRQHLFHNGLPILVNDLKNV; from the coding sequence ATGAAAAAGACCGTTTTATTTATTCATAGTGCTGGCCCACAGGATCCGGAGCACGGAAGCAGCAATCTGTCTGCGTATTTAGAAAATGAACTTAGGGACAAATATCAATTTGTTATACCAAAGATGCCTTCGCCAGAAAACCCAAAGTATGTACGATGGAAGGATCAGCTTGAAAAGGAACTCAATATGCTGAACGGGGAGGTAATTTTAATTGGACATTCGTTGGGTGGTTCGGTCTTATTAAAGTACCTTTCTGAAGAATCTTATAACCTAACTTTCTCTGGTTTGTTTATCATTTCATCACCATACTGGGGATTAGATAAAGATTGGCAGTCGAAAGAATTCACGCTTCAAAATAATTTTGAACAAAATCTCCCTGCTATTCCCCATCTGTTCCTTTACCACAGTCGTGATGAAGATATCGTACCTTTTAAACACCATAAAATTTATGCAGAAAAACTTCCACAAGCAACCTCAAGAGAACTCGAAGGTAGACAACATTTATTCCATAATGGATTACCTATACTAGTTAATGATTTAAAGAACGTGTAA
- a CDS encoding ornithine cyclodeaminase family protein, with translation MQTLLLSRTDVESLLNPLELYPALKSAFGEYSLNRNIPSQRARSILPYENTSAMILFPGISSNIPAYTVKVHAKFPSQPPSIKGVINLHDIESGQLLAIMDSTYITAVRTGLSGAIGTHLLARKDAKKIAIIGAGVQSKLQLQSLQYFRQISSVFVYDTDIEKARSFVQEMKEEYKTPIVVCNSLAVAVNDADIVISATWSREPFLFSKMLKKGVHITTLGPDEPGKCEVSAELIQKAIFVCDDRQLAVQMGAIGGVGLSEENIHAEIDEVILNQRLGRTNDNQITIYGSVGLAFQDLVAAWYVYQKARELNKGQHINFLE, from the coding sequence ATGCAAACATTGTTACTTTCAAGAACAGATGTAGAATCCTTATTAAATCCTTTAGAACTGTATCCAGCTTTAAAATCAGCCTTTGGTGAGTACTCTTTGAACCGTAATATACCTTCTCAAAGAGCGAGATCGATTTTACCTTATGAAAACACAAGTGCTATGATTTTGTTTCCCGGTATCAGCTCTAATATTCCTGCGTATACAGTCAAAGTCCATGCAAAGTTTCCATCCCAACCTCCCTCTATCAAAGGAGTTATTAACCTTCATGATATTGAATCAGGACAGTTATTAGCGATAATGGATTCTACATATATTACGGCTGTTCGTACAGGATTGTCAGGTGCCATAGGAACTCATTTGTTAGCAAGAAAAGATGCAAAAAAAATAGCTATAATTGGTGCGGGTGTACAAAGTAAACTCCAACTACAATCTCTACAGTATTTTAGGCAGATATCTAGTGTCTTTGTTTATGATACTGATATTGAAAAAGCGAGATCATTTGTTCAAGAAATGAAAGAAGAATATAAGACTCCTATAGTTGTTTGTAATAGCTTGGCAGTGGCTGTCAATGATGCAGATATAGTTATTTCAGCAACATGGTCAAGAGAACCTTTCTTATTTTCAAAAATGTTAAAGAAAGGTGTACATATTACAACGCTTGGGCCAGATGAACCAGGTAAATGTGAAGTTAGTGCAGAATTGATACAGAAGGCGATATTTGTTTGTGATGATCGTCAACTTGCGGTTCAAATGGGAGCTATTGGAGGAGTAGGATTATCGGAAGAAAACATACATGCAGAAATAGATGAGGTTATTTTAAACCAAAGACTAGGAAGAACAAATGATAATCAAATTACAATTTACGGATCTGTCGGGTTGGCTTTTCAAGATTTAGTAGCAGCTTGGTATGTCTATCAAAAAGCAAGGGAATTAAACAAAGGACAGCATATTAACTTTCTAGAGTAA